In a genomic window of Bacillota bacterium:
- a CDS encoding methyl-accepting chemotaxis protein, with protein sequence MIENCALEEKNIEHDQSLLAMAISQYKTRLADYKGVAKAIVSKLDYLQGFTEETFIRIGDKLPDINQGLRNVENEAKNLSDYFRKESGLLNDGNSKSGDLNRLNHASKYLIEVAEEQSKAFLKMSDMMKRIENIKSSIESIRDFAAEMEMLSLNASIVAIKAGDSGRTLNPITVELKKMANSAILLIDEIVNTSEQLADKYDLFRELSERQAESCKADVERISVKLTERYLYLQNSISDLVGGLEQIIMITSESKQPISKIMNILQIQDILKQCTDHVRFSLEESSSEADSLVNNVQAGGPNPEQVFDAISFQEKVPLLCIQLLDDIDIRLEESIRELKDGFETLNSLLNGITSCQRSGITGTLNESAIASIEESFKGLEGVVVQTASMTQNVANSWDKLWSTALGLENMLETLEKQFRQLKKLTNFHLINIPIKIEVARSTGLSKDGELSERVEGLADYISTEMRQSHKDVARDYQFLEQMVESMSRHKNDIENNLESIAFDIDDLLGSFFKAKEQVKSTYGKVCDSVSELHQLIHTSIADLERINELVEQNKELKGDFGILSEMIADVKESVVSAAGTVDWELHDGRLSEIVNKFTVLAHKKIAGDICNIEIEEGGKEGELVLF encoded by the coding sequence ATGATTGAAAACTGCGCTCTAGAAGAAAAAAATATAGAGCACGACCAATCTCTTTTGGCTATGGCTATTAGTCAATATAAAACTAGGCTTGCCGATTACAAAGGCGTTGCCAAAGCGATAGTTTCAAAGCTCGACTATCTGCAGGGCTTCACAGAAGAAACCTTCATAAGAATTGGCGATAAGCTCCCCGACATAAACCAGGGCCTCCGAAATGTAGAAAATGAAGCTAAAAACCTTTCGGATTATTTTAGAAAAGAGAGCGGTCTCCTAAACGATGGCAACAGTAAATCTGGAGATTTAAATCGCCTGAATCATGCCTCGAAATATCTGATCGAGGTGGCCGAAGAACAAAGTAAAGCGTTTCTTAAGATGAGCGATATGATGAAGCGCATCGAGAACATAAAATCTTCGATTGAGAGTATCCGCGACTTTGCAGCCGAGATGGAAATGCTTTCACTTAACGCCTCAATAGTTGCAATTAAGGCTGGCGACTCAGGCCGAACCCTAAACCCAATAACGGTTGAGCTTAAGAAAATGGCCAACTCGGCTATTCTTCTTATAGATGAGATTGTAAATACTTCCGAACAGCTAGCGGATAAATATGACCTTTTTCGGGAGTTAAGTGAGAGGCAGGCCGAGTCGTGTAAGGCCGATGTTGAGAGAATAAGTGTAAAGCTTACCGAGCGGTATTTGTATCTTCAAAATAGCATTAGCGATTTAGTTGGTGGGCTTGAGCAAATAATCATGATTACATCGGAGTCCAAGCAGCCTATCAGTAAGATAATGAATATACTACAAATACAGGATATCCTCAAGCAATGCACTGACCATGTGCGTTTTTCCCTTGAGGAATCAAGCTCTGAAGCAGATAGCCTTGTAAACAACGTACAGGCGGGTGGCCCTAACCCGGAGCAGGTTTTTGATGCCATATCTTTCCAGGAGAAAGTCCCACTACTTTGTATTCAACTGCTCGATGATATTGATATTCGGCTTGAAGAATCAATAAGAGAGCTCAAAGACGGTTTTGAGACGTTAAATAGTCTACTAAATGGCATCACATCATGTCAGCGCAGCGGCATAACAGGTACTCTCAACGAATCAGCTATAGCCAGTATAGAGGAATCTTTTAAAGGTCTTGAGGGCGTTGTTGTACAAACGGCAAGCATGACGCAGAATGTTGCAAATAGCTGGGATAAGCTTTGGTCTACTGCGCTGGGTCTTGAGAACATGCTAGAAACTTTGGAGAAACAATTCAGGCAGCTTAAGAAGCTAACTAATTTTCACCTTATAAATATTCCCATCAAGATAGAAGTTGCCAGGAGTACGGGGCTTTCTAAAGATGGTGAACTATCCGAAAGGGTCGAAGGGCTGGCCGATTATATTAGTACTGAAATGCGGCAATCGCATAAAGACGTTGCACGGGACTACCAGTTCTTAGAGCAGATGGTTGAATCTATGAGTAGGCACAAGAACGATATTGAGAATAACTTAGAATCAATAGCTTTTGATATTGACGATTTGCTAGGCAGTTTCTTCAAGGCGAAAGAACAGGTTAAGAGCACGTACGGTAAAGTGTGCGATAGCGTTTCTGAATTGCACCAGCTCATCCATACATCTATCGCCGATCTTGAAAGAATAAACGAGCTTGTTGAGCAGAACAAAGAACTTAAAGGAGACTTCGGGATACTCTCGGAAATGATAGCCGATGTTAAGGAATCGGTGGTTTCTGCAGCCGGTACTGTTGATTGGGAGCTGCACGACGGCAGATTAAGCGAAATAGTCAATAAGTTTACCGTGCTAGCCCATAAGAAAATAGCCGGGGATATATGCAATATCGAGATAGAGG
- a CDS encoding CZB domain-containing protein: MKISIQKKLYLAFGVMIALFVVASIISYTTNANISEANKAVTKSAKFESQAKTFQKQHADWLIALSNHLLVGTPFDKTLNPHECGFGKWYYSYIESEEFKHEKPEIKNALKALEEPHRHLHEGGAAVISEMKEGRRVDAIKLYNENTLPTIAKLDGIYNELVKVSEGVMENNREKAAASEATQKNLIILVALVGVVLALAISTMLTRNVGRVVGEIIDVSNNVANAADQIAAGNQELSQRTQEQASALEETAATIEQMTSTVKQNAENAGKANRLAQGSVEMAQNGGKVAEETVASMNEVTEASKKIADIIDVINEIAFQTNLLALNAAVEAARAGEQGKGFAVVAGEVRNLAQRSAEAAKEIQELIQDSVDKIGKGNKLVEESGRTLKEIINSIQQVADTISEISAASQEQAAGIDQVNKAVTMMDDVVQQNAALVEESAAASQSLAMEAEEMKKSIIAFGGERKGASNSATYGLAKRKSYRKPDKKTGLQLIKSTAFPKEDAAKAPLAKVAGAENVDIELEESFEDF; the protein is encoded by the coding sequence ATGAAAATAAGTATTCAGAAGAAACTGTACTTAGCTTTTGGGGTGATGATCGCCCTGTTTGTTGTTGCAAGCATTATAAGCTACACAACAAATGCCAATATCTCAGAAGCAAACAAGGCGGTTACTAAGAGCGCCAAGTTTGAGAGCCAGGCAAAAACCTTTCAGAAGCAGCATGCCGATTGGCTTATTGCACTATCTAACCACTTGCTTGTGGGAACTCCATTTGATAAGACACTTAATCCGCATGAATGTGGCTTTGGCAAATGGTACTACAGTTACATCGAATCAGAGGAGTTCAAGCACGAGAAACCTGAGATAAAAAATGCCCTGAAAGCCCTCGAGGAGCCGCATCGGCACCTTCACGAAGGCGGAGCTGCAGTAATAAGCGAGATGAAGGAGGGTCGACGGGTCGACGCTATAAAGCTTTACAACGAGAATACCCTTCCTACTATTGCCAAACTTGACGGTATCTACAATGAGCTTGTTAAAGTCTCTGAGGGTGTAATGGAGAATAACCGCGAAAAAGCTGCGGCAAGTGAGGCAACTCAGAAAAATCTCATAATCCTGGTGGCCTTAGTCGGTGTTGTATTAGCCCTGGCTATATCTACCATGCTTACCAGGAATGTTGGCCGGGTGGTTGGTGAGATTATAGATGTATCTAATAATGTTGCCAACGCAGCTGACCAGATAGCTGCCGGCAACCAGGAACTATCGCAGAGGACCCAGGAGCAGGCATCCGCTCTTGAGGAGACTGCGGCAACAATTGAGCAGATGACCTCAACAGTTAAGCAAAACGCTGAGAATGCAGGCAAAGCCAACAGACTTGCACAGGGATCAGTAGAGATGGCCCAAAATGGCGGCAAGGTGGCGGAAGAGACCGTTGCCTCAATGAACGAGGTAACCGAGGCCAGTAAAAAGATCGCAGACATCATTGACGTTATCAACGAGATAGCATTTCAGACCAACCTTCTTGCCCTTAACGCTGCAGTTGAAGCAGCTAGAGCAGGTGAGCAAGGCAAGGGCTTTGCAGTAGTTGCCGGCGAGGTGAGAAATTTAGCCCAAAGGTCAGCTGAAGCTGCAAAAGAGATCCAGGAGCTCATTCAAGACTCCGTGGATAAGATAGGAAAAGGCAACAAACTTGTTGAAGAGTCCGGCAGGACTTTAAAAGAGATAATTAACTCAATTCAGCAGGTTGCAGATACTATCTCAGAGATATCAGCCGCCTCACAGGAGCAGGCTGCTGGTATTGACCAGGTAAACAAAGCGGTTACCATGATGGATGATGTTGTGCAGCAAAATGCCGCTTTGGTTGAGGAGAGCGCTGCTGCTTCACAAAGTCTTGCCATGGAGGCAGAAGAAATGAAGAAATCGATAATAGCTTTTGGTGGGGAGCGAAAAGGCGCAAGCAATAGTGCGACCTATGGTTTAGCAAAGCGGAAAAGTTATCGTAAGCCTGACAAGAAAACGGGCTTACAGCTAATCAAAAGCACAGCGTTTCCAAAAGAAGATGCAGCGAAAGCGCCTCTGGCCAAAGTAGCGGGCGCAGAAAACGTTGATATAGAGCTGGAAGAGAGTTTCGAAGACTTCTAA